The Budorcas taxicolor isolate Tak-1 chromosome 18, Takin1.1, whole genome shotgun sequence genome window below encodes:
- the PSENEN gene encoding gamma-secretase subunit PEN-2, with protein MNLERVSNEEKLNLCRKYYLGGFAFLPFLWLVNIFWFFREAFIVPAYTEQSQIKGYVWRSAVGFFLWVIVLSTWITIFQIYRPRWGALGDYLSFTIPLGTP; from the exons ATGAACTTGGAGCGAGTGTCCAACGAGGAGAAGTTGAACCTCTGCCGGAAGTACTACCTGG gtGGGTTTGCCTTCCTGCCTTTTCTCTGGTTGGTCAACATTTTCTGGTTCTTCCGAGAGGCCTTCATTGTCCCGGCATACACGGAGCAGAGCCAAATCAAAGGCT ATGTCTGGCGCTCAGCTGTGGGCTTCTTCTTATGGGTGATTGTACTCTCCACCTGGATCACTATCTTCCAGATCTACCGGCCACGTTGGGGCGCCCTTGGGGACTACCTCTCCTTCACCATACCCCTGGGTACCCCCTGA
- the U2AF1L4 gene encoding splicing factor U2AF 26 kDa subunit isoform X2, whose protein sequence is MAEYLASIFGTEKDKVNCSFYFKIGACRHGDRCSRLHNKPTFSQVPPPTFRLFSQELGHAPTIVLLNLYRNPQNTAQTADGSHCHVSDVEVQEHYDNFFEEVFTELQEKYGEIEEMNVCDNLGDHLVGNVYVKFRREEDAERAVVELNNRWFNGQAVHAELSPVTDFRESCCRQYEMGECTRGGFCNFMHLRPISRDLRRQLYGRGPRRRSPPRSHTGHRPRERNRRRSPDHRHGRF, encoded by the exons ATGGCTGAATATTTAGCATCGATATTCGGGACTGAGAAGGACAA GGTTAACTGCTCTTTTTACTTTAAGATCGGGGCCTGCCGGCACGGGGACCGGTGCTCCCGGCTTCACAACAAGCCGACTTTCAGCCAG GTTCCTCCCCCAACCTTCAGGCTCTTCTCCCAGGAACTTGGCCACGCCCCC ACCATAGTGCTGCTCAACCTGTATCGGAATCCACAGAACACCGCCCAAACCGCAGACGGATCGCACT GTCACGTGAGCGACGTGGAGGTGCAAGAACACTATGATAACTTCTTCGAG GAAGTGTTCACCGAACTGCAGGAGAAGTACGGGGAGATTGAAGAGATGAATGTGTGCGACAACCTGGGGGATCACCTCGTGGGCAATGTTTATGTCAAG TTTCGGCGTGAGGAAGATGCAGAGCGGGCAGTGGTTGAGCTCAATAACCGCTGGTTCAACGGGCAAGCTGTGCATGCTGAGCTGTCTCCCGTCACCGATTTCCGGGAGTCGTGCTGTCGGCAGTATGAGATGGG GGAATGTACCCGAGGTGGTTTCTGCAACTTCATGCACCTGCGACCCATTTCCCGCGACCTCAGGCGGCAGCTCTACGGGCGGGGACCCAGGCGCAG GTCACCCCCAAGGTCCCATACTGGCCACCGTCCCCGAGAAAGAAATCGACGACGGTCTCCAGACCACCGGCATGGCCGTTTCTGA
- the HSPB6 gene encoding heat shock protein beta-6 has translation MAGSGRGPNVPGRPAEGRTQGYYKAAVALAGALRSLGRQQSRMEIPVPVQPSWLRRASAPLPGLSAPGRLFDQRFGEGLLEAELAALCPAALAPYYLRAPSVALPTAQVSTDPGHFSVLLDVKHFSPEEIAVKVVGDHVEVHARHEERPDEHGYIAREFHRRYRLPPGVDPAAVTSALSPEGVLSIQAAPAPAQAPLQSPPGAAAK, from the exons ATGGCCGGCTCTGGCCGCGGTCCCAATGTCCCCGGGCGGCCCGCCGAGGGGCGGACACAGGGCTACTATAAAGCAGCGGTGGCGCTCGCTGGAGCACTGCGGAGCCTAGGGCGACAGCAGAGCAGGATGGAGATCCCAGTGCCTGTGCAGCCGTCTTGGCTGCGCCGCGCCTCGGCCCCTTTGCCTGGGCTGTCGGCTCCCGGGCGCCTCTTCGACCAGCGCTTCGGCGAGGGGCTGCTGGAGGCCGAGCTGGCTGCGCTCTGCCCTGCCGCGCTGGCCCCCTACTACCTGCGCGCACCCAGCGTGGCGCTGCCTACCGCCCAG GTATCGACCGACCCCGGGCATTTCTCGGTGCTGCTGGATGTGAAACACTTCTCACCCGAGGAAATTGCCGTCAAGGTGGTTGGTGACCACGTGGAAGTTCATGCGCGCCACGAGGAGCGCCCG GATGAGCACGGATACATTGCGCGCGAGTTCCACCGCCGCTACCGCTTGCCGCCTGGTGTGGACCCTGCGGCCGTGACGTCTGCGCTGTCCCCTGAGGGCGTCCTTTCCATCCAGGCCGCACCTGCGCCGGCCCAGGCCCCACTGCAGTCGCCGCCCGGGGCGGCTGCCAAGTAG
- the LIN37 gene encoding protein lin-37 homolog isoform X2, with translation MFPVKVKVEKSELEMAKARNQLDAVLQCLLEKSHMDRERLDEEPGKTSSDTHNKDCSITATGKRPSARFPHQRRKKRREMDEGLAEGGPQRSNTYVIKLFDRSVDLAQFSENTPLYPICRAWMRNSPTVRERERSPSSPLPPLPEDEEGSEVTNSKSRDVYKLPPPTAPGPPGDACRSRIPSPLQPETQGTPDDEPSEPEPSPSTLIYRNMQRWKRIRQRWKEASHRNQLRYSESMKILREMYERQ, from the exons ATGTTCccggtgaaggtgaaagtggagaaatCAG AGTTGGAGATGGCCAAGGCCCGGAACCAACTGGATGCTGTTCTGCAGTGTCTGCTAGAGAAGAGTCACATGGACAG GGAGCGTCTGGATGAGGAACCTGGGaagacctcctcagacacccACAACAA GGATTGCTCCATCACGGCCACTGGCAAACG GCCATCTGCCCGATTCCCCCACCAgcggaggaagaagaggagggagaTGGATGAGGGGCTGGCTGAGGGAGGGCCACAGCGATCCA ACACCTATGTGATCAAGCTGTTTGACCGGAGTGTGGACTTGGCTCAGTTCAGTGAGAACACGCCACTGTACCCCATCTGCCGAGCCTGGATGCGCAACAGCCCCACAGTGCGTGAGCGTGAACGCTCACCCAGCTCGCCACTGCCTCCCCTGCCTGAGGATGAGGAG GGTTCTGAAGTCACCAACAGCAAGAGTCGTGACGTGTATAAGCTGCCTCCACCCACAGCTCCTGGGCCACCTGGAGACGCCTGCAGATCCCGAATTCCATCCCCGCTGCAGCCTGAGACCCAGGGTACCCCTGATGATGAG CCCTCCGAGCCTGAGCCCTCACCCTCCACGCTTATCTACCGTAACATGCAGCGCTGGAAGCGTATCCGCCAGAG gTGGAAGGAGGCATCTCATCGGAACCAGCTTCGTTACTCAGAGAGCATGAAGATCCTACGGGAGATGTACGAGAGACAGTGA
- the IGFLR1 gene encoding IGF-like family receptor 1 codes for MTLEGDAWLQQVGGLLIWRRLWLGAKCGRSAVAGSRVVRGPQIAGSARMGPLCLLRTAVLLLAQAAPWEASQHCGRLEYWNPDNRCCGSCLQRFGPPPCSDLEFSENCGLDDAGNHVMHPFQECPPGQCNSNSAELCSLCGGGATAPIPSGSRGGTGRPCREKPVPNKEPCPLTPGKSSILSSQEPSSPAIPSVSWTSEHKAPQQAWPSLSFALFLVLVLLVTSAIILLALQRHHRRLNQRKAVQHPYPSLVCSNLDTHTCFLHSSSPASLETSEARDSWKEVSLSPLLGREMPRLESQPLSRLLDELEVLEELILLLDPEPGPGGRMACGTTRHLAARYGLPAAWSTFAYSLRPSRSPLRALIEMVVAREPSASLGQLGTHLAQIGRADALQVLSKLGSSGACLA; via the exons ATGACTCTCGAGGGAGATGCTTGGTTGCAGCAGGTTGGAGGACTCCTAATCTGGAGGAGATTGTGGTTAGGAGCTAAG TGCGGCAGAAGCGCTGTGGCAGGAAGTCGTGTGGTCAGGGGCCCCCAGATTGCAGGCTCCGCCCGGATGGGGCCCCTATGCCTCCTCCGGACTGCTGTGCTGCTCCTGGCCCAGGCGGCGCCTTGGGAGGCCTCTCAGCACTGCGGCCGCCTCGAGTACTGGAACCCTGACAACCGGTGCTGCGGCAGCTGCCTGCAGCGCTTCGGGCCGCCCCCTTGCTCGG ACCTAGAGTTTTCGGAAAACTGCGGGCTGGATGATGCTGGCAATCACGTAATGCACCCCTTCCAAGAGTGTCCTCCTGGACAGTGCAATAGCAACAGCGCGGAGCTATGTAGCCTTTGTGGCGGCGGAGCAACGGCACCCATTCCGTCGGGGAGCCGCGGCGGAACTGGGCGGCCCTGCCGAGAG AAGCCTGTCCCTAACAAGGAGCCCTGCCCACTGACACCTGGAAAATCGAGCATCCTTAGCTCCCAGGAGCCCAGCTCACCAGCGATTCCCAGTGTTTCGTGGACTTCTGAGCACAAAGCCCCTCAGCAAGCCTGGCCGAGTTTGAGTTTTGCCCTATTCCTAGTGCTGGTTCTGCTCGTGACCTCAGCCATAATCCTGCTTGCCCTGCAAAGGCACCACCGTCGCCTCAACCAAAGGAAAGCAGTCCAACACCCGTATCCTAGCTTGGTTTGCAGCAACCTTGACACCCACACCTGCTTCTTGCACTCGTCCTCTCCAGCCTCCTTGGAGACTTCAGAGGCAAGGGACTCATGGAAGGAGGTCTCTCTGTCTCCACTCCTAGGCAGGG AGATGCCAAGACTGGAGTCACAGCCCCTCTCTCGCCTCCTGGATGAGCTGGAGGTGCTGGAGGAGCTGATCCTGTTGCTGGATCCTGAGCCTGGGCCAGGTGGGAGGATGGCCTGTGGCACCACGCGACACCTGGCTGCAAGATACGGACTGCCTGCTGCCTGGTCCACTTTCGCCTACTCACTGCGGCCCAGTCGCTCACCTCTGAGGGCTCTGATTGAGATGGTGGTGGCGCGGGAGCCCTCTGCCTCTCTGGGCCAGCTTGGCACACACCTGGCCCAGATAGGGAGGGCAGATGCACTGCAGGTGCTGTCCAAACTTGGCTCATCAGGGGCTTGCCTGGCCTAG
- the LIN37 gene encoding protein lin-37 homolog isoform X3, with amino-acid sequence MFPVKVKVEKSVAAHLAWAWEVTPAWCPPSSPELEMAKARNQLDAVLQCLLEKSHMDRERLDEEPGKTSSDTHNKDCSITATGKRPSARFPHQRRKKRREMDEGLAEGGPQRSNTYVIKLFDRSVDLAQFSENTPLYPICRAWMRNSPTVRERERSPSSPLPPLPEDEELLGHLETPADPEFHPRCSLRPRVPLMMSPPSLSPHPPRLSTVTCSAGSVSARGGRRHLIGTSFVTQRA; translated from the exons ATGTTCccggtgaaggtgaaagtggagaaatCAG TGGCTGCCCACCTGGCTTGGGCCTGGGAAGTGACTCCTGCTTGGTGCCCCCCCTCTTCCCCAGAGTTGGAGATGGCCAAGGCCCGGAACCAACTGGATGCTGTTCTGCAGTGTCTGCTAGAGAAGAGTCACATGGACAG GGAGCGTCTGGATGAGGAACCTGGGaagacctcctcagacacccACAACAA GGATTGCTCCATCACGGCCACTGGCAAACG GCCATCTGCCCGATTCCCCCACCAgcggaggaagaagaggagggagaTGGATGAGGGGCTGGCTGAGGGAGGGCCACAGCGATCCA ACACCTATGTGATCAAGCTGTTTGACCGGAGTGTGGACTTGGCTCAGTTCAGTGAGAACACGCCACTGTACCCCATCTGCCGAGCCTGGATGCGCAACAGCCCCACAGTGCGTGAGCGTGAACGCTCACCCAGCTCGCCACTGCCTCCCCTGCCTGAGGATGAGGAG CTCCTGGGCCACCTGGAGACGCCTGCAGATCCCGAATTCCATCCCCGCTGCAGCCTGAGACCCAGGGTACCCCTGATGATGAG CCCTCCGAGCCTGAGCCCTCACCCTCCACGCTTATCTACCGTAACATGCAGCGCTGGAAGCGTATCCGCCAGAG gTGGAAGGAGGCATCTCATCGGAACCAGCTTCGTTACTCAGAGAGCATGA
- the U2AF1L4 gene encoding splicing factor U2AF 26 kDa subunit isoform X1, with protein MAEYLASIFGTEKDKVNCSFYFKIGACRHGDRCSRLHNKPTFSQTIVLLNLYRNPQNTAQTADGSHCHVSDVEVQEHYDNFFEEVFTELQEKYGEIEEMNVCDNLGDHLVGNVYVKFRREEDAERAVVELNNRWFNGQAVHAELSPVTDFRESCCRQYEMGECTRGGFCNFMHLRPISRDLRRQLYGRGPRRRSPPRSHTGHRPRERNRRRSPDHRHGRF; from the exons ATGGCTGAATATTTAGCATCGATATTCGGGACTGAGAAGGACAA GGTTAACTGCTCTTTTTACTTTAAGATCGGGGCCTGCCGGCACGGGGACCGGTGCTCCCGGCTTCACAACAAGCCGACTTTCAGCCAG ACCATAGTGCTGCTCAACCTGTATCGGAATCCACAGAACACCGCCCAAACCGCAGACGGATCGCACT GTCACGTGAGCGACGTGGAGGTGCAAGAACACTATGATAACTTCTTCGAG GAAGTGTTCACCGAACTGCAGGAGAAGTACGGGGAGATTGAAGAGATGAATGTGTGCGACAACCTGGGGGATCACCTCGTGGGCAATGTTTATGTCAAG TTTCGGCGTGAGGAAGATGCAGAGCGGGCAGTGGTTGAGCTCAATAACCGCTGGTTCAACGGGCAAGCTGTGCATGCTGAGCTGTCTCCCGTCACCGATTTCCGGGAGTCGTGCTGTCGGCAGTATGAGATGGG GGAATGTACCCGAGGTGGTTTCTGCAACTTCATGCACCTGCGACCCATTTCCCGCGACCTCAGGCGGCAGCTCTACGGGCGGGGACCCAGGCGCAG GTCACCCCCAAGGTCCCATACTGGCCACCGTCCCCGAGAAAGAAATCGACGACGGTCTCCAGACCACCGGCATGGCCGTTTCTGA
- the LIN37 gene encoding protein lin-37 homolog isoform X1, producing MFPVKVKVEKSVAAHLAWAWEVTPAWCPPSSPELEMAKARNQLDAVLQCLLEKSHMDRERLDEEPGKTSSDTHNKDCSITATGKRPSARFPHQRRKKRREMDEGLAEGGPQRSNTYVIKLFDRSVDLAQFSENTPLYPICRAWMRNSPTVRERERSPSSPLPPLPEDEEGSEVTNSKSRDVYKLPPPTAPGPPGDACRSRIPSPLQPETQGTPDDEPSEPEPSPSTLIYRNMQRWKRIRQRWKEASHRNQLRYSESMKILREMYERQ from the exons ATGTTCccggtgaaggtgaaagtggagaaatCAG TGGCTGCCCACCTGGCTTGGGCCTGGGAAGTGACTCCTGCTTGGTGCCCCCCCTCTTCCCCAGAGTTGGAGATGGCCAAGGCCCGGAACCAACTGGATGCTGTTCTGCAGTGTCTGCTAGAGAAGAGTCACATGGACAG GGAGCGTCTGGATGAGGAACCTGGGaagacctcctcagacacccACAACAA GGATTGCTCCATCACGGCCACTGGCAAACG GCCATCTGCCCGATTCCCCCACCAgcggaggaagaagaggagggagaTGGATGAGGGGCTGGCTGAGGGAGGGCCACAGCGATCCA ACACCTATGTGATCAAGCTGTTTGACCGGAGTGTGGACTTGGCTCAGTTCAGTGAGAACACGCCACTGTACCCCATCTGCCGAGCCTGGATGCGCAACAGCCCCACAGTGCGTGAGCGTGAACGCTCACCCAGCTCGCCACTGCCTCCCCTGCCTGAGGATGAGGAG GGTTCTGAAGTCACCAACAGCAAGAGTCGTGACGTGTATAAGCTGCCTCCACCCACAGCTCCTGGGCCACCTGGAGACGCCTGCAGATCCCGAATTCCATCCCCGCTGCAGCCTGAGACCCAGGGTACCCCTGATGATGAG CCCTCCGAGCCTGAGCCCTCACCCTCCACGCTTATCTACCGTAACATGCAGCGCTGGAAGCGTATCCGCCAGAG gTGGAAGGAGGCATCTCATCGGAACCAGCTTCGTTACTCAGAGAGCATGAAGATCCTACGGGAGATGTACGAGAGACAGTGA